Proteins found in one Nocardia brasiliensis ATCC 700358 genomic segment:
- a CDS encoding ATP-binding cassette domain-containing protein, with the protein MTAPTAVLSARGLTKRYGAVQALAGADLEVRAGEVVALVGDNGAGKSTLVKAISGVTVADAGEIVFAGAPVRIARPQDAQALGITTVFQDLALCDNLDVVANLHLGAETRICSVLDEIEMERSARDLLASLDVRIKDVRAPVSALSGGQRQSVAIARALLGRPRMVILDEPTAALGVEQTAQVLALIGRLRERGLAVLLISHNLVDVRSVSDRVVVLRLGRNAGEFETAKATQADIVAAITGAAA; encoded by the coding sequence ATGACAGCTCCCACAGCGGTTCTCTCGGCCCGTGGCCTGACCAAACGCTATGGCGCGGTGCAGGCGCTGGCGGGCGCGGATCTCGAGGTGCGCGCCGGTGAGGTGGTGGCGCTGGTCGGCGACAACGGGGCGGGCAAATCGACACTGGTGAAGGCGATTTCGGGGGTGACCGTCGCCGATGCGGGCGAAATCGTCTTCGCCGGTGCGCCGGTGCGGATCGCGCGCCCGCAGGACGCGCAGGCGCTGGGCATCACCACGGTGTTCCAGGATCTCGCGCTGTGCGACAACCTCGATGTCGTCGCCAACCTGCATCTGGGCGCGGAGACCCGGATCTGCTCGGTGCTCGACGAGATCGAAATGGAGCGCAGCGCACGTGATCTGCTCGCGTCGCTGGACGTGCGGATCAAGGACGTGCGGGCGCCGGTCTCCGCGCTGTCCGGCGGTCAGCGTCAGTCGGTCGCCATCGCGCGGGCCCTGCTCGGGCGGCCGCGCATGGTGATTCTGGACGAGCCGACCGCCGCGCTCGGCGTCGAACAGACCGCGCAGGTGCTCGCGTTGATCGGCCGGCTGCGCGAGCGCGGGCTCGCGGTGCTGCTGATTTCGCACAATCTGGTGGACGTGCGCTCGGTCAGCGACCGCGTCGTGGTGCTGCGGCTGGGCCGCAATGCTGGTGAGTTCGAGACCGCTAAGGCGACTCAAGCGGATATCGTGGCAGCGATCACGGGAGCGGCCGCATGA
- a CDS encoding cation diffusion facilitator family transporter — protein sequence MMGHEHEHGHGHGSGGHTHSHGVSGDADRRWLTLALALIGGFMMIEVVVGLLANSLALLSDAAHMLTDAASIVLALTAIRLAARPARGKYTYGFKRAEILSAQANGITLLVLAGWLTYEAIRRLLEPPEVTGGLVVITALFGIAVNIAAAWAISKANRSSLNVEGAFQHVLNDLYGFIATAVAGVVVLLTGFARADAIATLVVVALMVKAGLGLVQESGRIFLEAAPAGLDPDALGRRLVEMPGIDEVHDLHVWQITSGNVALSAHVLVQPGADCHGLRQQIERLLDHDYEITHTTLQVDHSQLVSAAATSDTGRLLPVLAEHCDDAHGPVHRETHPRH from the coding sequence CTGATGGGACACGAACACGAGCACGGACACGGCCATGGGAGTGGCGGCCACACGCATTCCCACGGGGTGTCCGGTGATGCCGATCGCCGCTGGCTGACGCTCGCGCTGGCGTTGATCGGCGGCTTCATGATGATCGAGGTCGTCGTCGGCTTGCTGGCGAACTCGCTGGCCCTGCTCTCCGACGCGGCGCACATGCTCACCGACGCGGCCTCGATCGTACTGGCGCTGACCGCGATTCGGCTGGCCGCCAGGCCGGCCCGCGGCAAATACACCTACGGCTTCAAACGTGCCGAGATCCTGTCCGCGCAGGCCAACGGCATCACGCTGCTGGTGCTGGCGGGCTGGCTGACCTACGAGGCGATCCGGCGCCTGCTCGAGCCGCCGGAGGTGACCGGTGGGCTGGTCGTGATCACCGCGCTGTTCGGCATCGCCGTCAATATCGCCGCGGCCTGGGCGATCAGCAAGGCGAACCGGTCCAGCCTGAATGTCGAGGGCGCCTTCCAGCATGTGCTCAACGACCTGTACGGGTTCATCGCGACCGCGGTGGCCGGTGTCGTCGTGCTGCTCACCGGCTTCGCCCGCGCCGACGCGATCGCCACCCTGGTCGTCGTCGCCCTCATGGTCAAGGCGGGCCTGGGCCTGGTCCAGGAGTCCGGCCGCATCTTCCTCGAAGCCGCGCCCGCCGGTCTGGACCCCGACGCACTCGGCCGCAGGCTCGTCGAGATGCCGGGCATCGACGAGGTGCACGATCTGCACGTCTGGCAGATCACCTCGGGCAATGTGGCGTTGTCCGCGCATGTCCTGGTTCAGCCCGGCGCGGACTGCCACGGCCTGCGCCAGCAGATCGAGCGGCTACTCGACCACGACTACGAGATCACCCACACCACCCTGCAGGTCGACCACTCCCAGTTGGTCTCCGCGGCAGCGACATCCGACACCGGACGACTGCTTCCGGTGCTGGCGGAGCACTGCGACGACGCGCACGGCCCGGTGCACCGCGAAACCCACCCGCGCCACTAG
- a CDS encoding flavin monoamine oxidase family protein → MDRVDVVVVGAGYAGLSAARALRTAGRAVVVLEASDRAGGRALSARTDGGWAVDLGAQWISGGHTRLAALAQDYGAETYPSPSAGANLLVEGAVRRPFRGTRPPLSPLVLLVLGQAMWRIERLAARIDLAHPWTTPGADRLDAMTAATWLRRNLPERRARQLAEVMIGEELCVDVGSVSMLALLTTIRAAGGVEAGVTAETVTRLFVEGADGPALSIAAELGDALRFLSAVTSIRQGAQGVSVRGEFGEVAAAHVIVAVPPVLAGRIAYDPPLPAARDHLTQRMPMGSVLKAFAVYDRPFWRDEFLTGQALNLHDPVPVTFDATRPGGPGCLGALVPGRAAHRLAALPAPERRGMIVGSLVRAFGHRARDPIGWHEKVWADDPFVRGGYGAFFPPGVLTTVGSGVRHPVGAIHWAGSETATEWSGYIEGAIRSGERAAAEISAH, encoded by the coding sequence ATGGACCGCGTGGACGTGGTGGTGGTCGGTGCCGGATACGCGGGGCTCAGCGCGGCGCGGGCGCTGCGGACGGCCGGTCGGGCCGTCGTCGTGCTGGAGGCGAGTGACCGCGCGGGCGGTCGGGCGCTGAGTGCCCGCACCGACGGCGGTTGGGCGGTGGATCTCGGAGCGCAGTGGATCTCCGGCGGGCACACCAGATTGGCGGCGCTCGCGCAGGACTACGGGGCCGAGACCTATCCCTCCCCGTCCGCCGGGGCGAATCTGCTGGTGGAAGGCGCGGTGCGCCGCCCGTTCCGGGGTACGCGCCCACCGCTGTCACCGCTCGTGCTGCTCGTGCTGGGCCAGGCAATGTGGCGGATCGAGCGGCTCGCCGCCCGGATCGACCTCGCCCACCCGTGGACCACCCCGGGCGCCGACCGGCTCGACGCGATGACCGCGGCGACCTGGTTGCGCCGCAACCTGCCCGAGCGGCGGGCCAGGCAACTCGCCGAGGTGATGATCGGCGAGGAACTGTGCGTCGATGTCGGCAGCGTCTCGATGCTCGCGCTGCTGACCACCATCCGCGCGGCCGGCGGTGTCGAGGCGGGCGTGACGGCGGAAACGGTCACCCGGCTGTTCGTCGAGGGCGCGGACGGTCCCGCCCTGTCGATCGCGGCGGAACTGGGCGACGCACTCCGATTCCTTTCCGCGGTGACGTCCATTCGGCAAGGGGCGCAGGGGGTTTCGGTGCGTGGCGAGTTCGGCGAGGTGGCGGCCGCGCACGTGATCGTCGCCGTGCCGCCGGTGCTGGCCGGGCGCATCGCCTACGACCCGCCGTTGCCCGCCGCGCGCGACCATCTGACGCAGCGCATGCCGATGGGTTCGGTGTTGAAGGCGTTCGCCGTCTACGACCGCCCGTTCTGGCGCGACGAGTTCCTCACCGGTCAGGCCTTGAATCTGCACGACCCGGTTCCGGTCACGTTCGACGCCACCCGCCCCGGCGGACCCGGCTGTCTCGGTGCGCTCGTGCCTGGCCGGGCCGCGCATCGCCTCGCCGCACTGCCGGCGCCGGAGCGGCGCGGCATGATCGTCGGCTCCCTGGTGCGAGCTTTCGGGCATCGGGCCCGCGATCCGATCGGCTGGCACGAGAAAGTCTGGGCCGACGATCCGTTTGTCCGCGGCGGCTACGGCGCATTCTTCCCGCCCGGTGTGCTGACCACCGTGGGATCGGGCGTGCGGCATCCGGTCGGTGCGATCCACTGGGCGGGTAGTGAGACGGCCACCGAGTGGTCGGGCTATATCGAAGGGGCCATTCGCTCTGGTGAGCGCGCCGCCGCAGAGATATCCGCGCACTGA
- a CDS encoding DUF7691 family protein gives MGTQLTIYSVSLENVQLWIRRPGHGVLEESRRRAIAMDAQNRENGSPSVVEAVDDIFGDRPKNPAAGDAYACAWQDLIEYGESTRFDLGPLRRGGQFLEEASAELEAAGVPRELTPWSFVFDNPFTSTPQADNGPVVGHVVAQRVPELREVYGAVTVGTQTAALVSILLEAADETLHFNAFALSFDNPWPLQDLVTFFG, from the coding sequence ATGGGTACGCAGCTCACCATCTACAGTGTGAGCCTCGAGAACGTGCAGTTGTGGATTCGGCGGCCAGGACACGGAGTGCTGGAGGAGAGCCGCCGGCGAGCGATCGCCATGGACGCGCAGAACAGGGAGAACGGGTCGCCGTCCGTGGTGGAGGCCGTCGACGACATCTTCGGTGACCGCCCCAAGAACCCGGCTGCCGGGGACGCCTACGCCTGCGCGTGGCAGGACCTGATCGAGTACGGCGAGTCGACCCGCTTCGACCTCGGGCCACTGCGGCGGGGCGGACAGTTTCTGGAAGAAGCGAGTGCGGAGCTCGAGGCCGCCGGAGTGCCCCGGGAACTCACGCCATGGAGCTTCGTCTTCGACAACCCTTTCACCAGTACGCCCCAGGCCGACAATGGGCCGGTCGTCGGACATGTGGTGGCCCAACGAGTGCCGGAGTTGCGCGAGGTCTACGGCGCGGTCACCGTAGGGACGCAGACGGCCGCTCTGGTCAGCATCCTGCTCGAGGCTGCGGACGAGACTCTCCACTTCAACGCGTTCGCCCTGAGCTTCGATAACCCATGGCCGCTGCAGGATCTGGTCACCTTCTTTGGCTGA
- a CDS encoding TetR/AcrR family transcriptional regulator, producing MRADAARNQEAVLHAAGRLFDAAADPATVSMDQIAAAAGVGKGTLFRRFGDRAGLLKALYELRAESMHASLPLDRRADEQPVEAVLRLLSVILRFKLDNRALARALESLGGGSPYANSGYDRWHALLTELVAEERGDDTAEYLAHALLAAVRSDLVEHLGEWPPEKLQAGLTALVRAVL from the coding sequence GTGCGGGCTGATGCGGCGCGAAACCAGGAGGCGGTGCTGCACGCCGCGGGGCGGCTCTTCGACGCGGCGGCCGATCCCGCCACGGTGTCGATGGATCAGATCGCCGCTGCGGCAGGCGTCGGCAAGGGCACGCTGTTCCGCCGCTTCGGCGATCGCGCCGGACTGCTCAAGGCGCTCTACGAGCTACGCGCCGAGAGCATGCACGCGTCGCTACCACTCGACCGACGCGCGGACGAGCAGCCAGTCGAGGCAGTGCTCCGGCTGCTAAGCGTGATCCTGCGGTTCAAGCTCGACAATCGTGCGCTCGCCCGCGCGCTCGAAAGCCTCGGCGGCGGGAGCCCGTACGCGAACTCGGGCTACGACCGGTGGCATGCACTGCTGACTGAGCTCGTCGCCGAGGAGCGCGGCGACGACACGGCGGAATACCTCGCCCACGCGCTACTCGCCGCCGTGCGCAGCGACCTCGTCGAGCACCTCGGTGAGTGGCCGCCGGAGAAGCTGCAGGCGGGACTCACTGCGCTGGTTCGCGCGGTGCTGTGA
- a CDS encoding sugar ABC transporter permease encodes MSEAVMKRPVLQEERGRGLIDAAVDRLRRGEVGSVPVAIGLVIIATVFYRLNAHFLSAENLTNLALQMAATGTIALGIVLVLLLGEIDLSAGSVSGLTAVVMTLLYVQHGWNPIFSVLAAVAVGAAIGLLHGLMRTMLSMPSFVVTLAGLIGWQGLMLYLLGKDGTVNLPFDRGIATISDTWLSPLLGWILVVLLAGGHLVASLITRHQRVHAELDASAPVWIVLRSAALAALLGATVLVLNSDRGVPLTLVIFGGLVLGLDLILRRTVFGRRMYAVGGNAEAARRAGINVTWIRISAFIGCSVLATLGGILAASRLVAVNQSSGGSDILLNAIAAAVIGGTSLFGGRGRAYAALLGILVIQSITNGMLLLNVDSSVRFMVTGAVLAVSVAIDSVARRGAEGAR; translated from the coding sequence ATGAGTGAAGCTGTGATGAAAAGACCTGTGTTACAGGAAGAGCGGGGGCGTGGGCTGATCGACGCCGCAGTGGATCGGCTGCGCCGCGGCGAAGTCGGATCGGTTCCGGTGGCGATCGGGCTGGTCATCATCGCCACGGTGTTCTACCGGCTCAACGCGCACTTCCTGTCCGCGGAGAATCTCACCAACCTCGCGTTGCAGATGGCGGCGACCGGGACCATCGCGCTCGGCATCGTGCTGGTGCTGCTGCTCGGCGAGATCGACCTGTCCGCGGGCTCGGTCAGCGGCCTGACCGCCGTGGTGATGACGCTGCTGTACGTGCAGCACGGCTGGAATCCGATCTTCTCGGTGCTTGCCGCGGTGGCGGTCGGCGCGGCCATCGGACTGCTGCACGGCCTGATGCGCACGATGTTGAGCATGCCGTCGTTCGTGGTCACACTGGCCGGGTTGATCGGCTGGCAGGGGCTGATGCTGTATCTGCTCGGTAAGGACGGCACGGTGAACCTGCCGTTCGATCGCGGCATCGCCACGATCAGCGATACCTGGCTCTCGCCGCTGCTCGGCTGGATTCTCGTGGTGCTGCTCGCGGGCGGTCATCTCGTGGCGAGTCTGATCACCCGGCACCAGCGGGTGCACGCCGAACTCGACGCCTCGGCGCCGGTGTGGATCGTGCTGCGCTCCGCCGCGCTCGCGGCCCTGCTGGGCGCCACCGTGCTGGTGCTGAATTCCGATCGCGGCGTACCGCTGACCCTGGTGATCTTCGGCGGGCTGGTCCTCGGCCTCGACTTGATCTTGCGCAGAACGGTTTTCGGCAGGCGCATGTACGCCGTCGGCGGCAATGCCGAGGCGGCGCGCCGCGCCGGCATCAACGTCACCTGGATCCGGATCTCCGCGTTCATCGGATGTTCCGTGCTGGCCACCCTCGGCGGCATCCTGGCCGCGTCCCGGCTGGTCGCGGTCAACCAGAGTTCCGGCGGCAGCGACATCCTGCTCAACGCCATCGCGGCCGCGGTGATCGGCGGAACCAGCCTGTTCGGTGGTCGCGGGCGCGCCTATGCCGCGCTGCTCGGCATTCTCGTCATCCAGTCCATCACCAACGGCATGCTGCTGCTCAATGTCGACTCCTCGGTGCGCTTCATGGTCACCGGCGCCGTCCTCGCGGTCTCCGTCGCCATCGACTCGGTGGCCCGCCGCGGCGCCGAGGGAGCGCGCTGA
- a CDS encoding NmrA family NAD(P)-binding protein, with protein MTVLVIGGTGTTGSRVARGLAQRGVPARVASRRGDGERVRFDWYDPHTHDGALAGIDAMYAVAPIGDAEPEHVMVPPLELAARSGVRRAVLLSTSAVEPGESGLGVVHARLSELFDEWTVLRPAWFMENFVGEHAHAHSIRDHGEIVTATGDGRVGFVSVDDIAAVAVAALTDPVPHNTAHLITGPQALTYADVAAITSRLTGRTVRHRAVTAVEQTERLAAAGIPRRYARFLAQLDEAIAAGAEDRTTTVVADITGRPPRSLEDVFADH; from the coding sequence ATGACGGTCTTGGTGATCGGCGGCACCGGCACCACAGGAAGTCGGGTCGCACGCGGACTCGCGCAGCGTGGCGTGCCCGCCCGCGTAGCCAGCAGGCGCGGTGACGGCGAGCGTGTGCGCTTCGACTGGTACGACCCGCACACCCACGACGGCGCGCTCGCCGGCATCGACGCGATGTATGCGGTCGCGCCGATCGGCGACGCCGAACCAGAACACGTGATGGTGCCACCACTCGAACTCGCCGCCCGCTCGGGTGTGCGGCGAGCAGTGCTGCTGAGTACATCGGCGGTCGAGCCCGGCGAAAGCGGACTCGGGGTCGTGCACGCGCGGCTGTCCGAGCTGTTCGATGAATGGACCGTGCTACGCCCCGCGTGGTTCATGGAGAACTTCGTCGGTGAGCATGCCCACGCGCACTCGATTCGCGACCACGGCGAGATCGTGACGGCTACCGGCGACGGGCGGGTCGGGTTCGTGTCGGTCGATGACATCGCCGCCGTGGCCGTTGCCGCACTGACCGATCCCGTACCGCACAACACGGCACACCTGATCACCGGTCCGCAGGCGTTGACCTACGCCGATGTTGCCGCGATCACCTCCAGGCTCACCGGCCGCACGGTACGGCACCGCGCTGTGACCGCCGTGGAACAAACCGAGCGTCTGGCCGCTGCCGGGATACCGAGGCGGTATGCCCGGTTTCTCGCGCAACTCGATGAGGCGATCGCGGCCGGTGCCGAGGACAGGACGACGACGGTCGTTGCCGACATCACGGGCCGCCCACCGCGCTCACTCGAAGACGTCTTCGCCGATCACTGA
- a CDS encoding ROK family transcriptional regulator — translation MSRVGNPQLLRTMNERLLLDYLRVSGPASRGELAKASGLSKPTVSAALSGLEQSGLVQLVGSLSGRPGPTTALYDVNVRAGVVAGVDIGRNWIRLAIADLRGDFIGRRDVRNSARSAADLVRRVRSLADEVAADAGIDWAAVHYAVIGSPGVLNPSTGRLDYAQNLPGWGRAGLVGQLRAALEVESSIENDINLAAVGELTFGAGAGVRNFVLISIGTGVGMGIVINGELYVGNTGAAGEVSFLPATEVDAPPLDARERGMTETVAAAGGVARAAEQAGLPGTSAKEIFTAAAGGDARAIAVVESEGRRIGALITAVAAILDPELVVLSGGIGNNLELLGSAISRRMSELGPLRPRIVASTLGDDGVLTGAVSRALAVARDRLFERRSAGA, via the coding sequence ATGAGCAGGGTGGGCAATCCCCAACTGCTCCGGACGATGAACGAACGGCTGCTGCTCGACTACCTGCGGGTCAGCGGGCCCGCCTCGCGCGGCGAGCTCGCCAAAGCCAGCGGACTGTCCAAACCTACCGTGTCGGCGGCACTTTCGGGCCTGGAACAGTCCGGGCTGGTACAGCTGGTCGGCTCGCTGAGCGGCCGGCCGGGACCGACCACCGCGCTGTACGACGTGAACGTGCGCGCCGGGGTGGTGGCCGGGGTCGATATCGGCCGGAACTGGATCCGGCTCGCCATCGCCGACCTGCGCGGGGATTTCATCGGACGTCGCGACGTGCGCAATTCCGCCCGCTCGGCCGCGGATCTGGTGCGCCGGGTGCGCAGCCTGGCCGACGAGGTCGCGGCCGACGCGGGGATCGACTGGGCCGCAGTGCATTACGCGGTGATCGGCAGCCCCGGTGTGCTGAATCCCAGCACCGGGCGACTCGACTACGCGCAGAATCTGCCCGGATGGGGCCGGGCCGGGTTGGTGGGGCAGCTGCGTGCCGCGCTCGAGGTCGAGTCGAGCATCGAGAACGACATCAACCTCGCGGCCGTCGGCGAATTGACCTTCGGCGCCGGGGCGGGCGTGCGCAATTTCGTGCTGATCTCGATCGGCACCGGTGTCGGCATGGGCATCGTGATCAACGGCGAACTCTACGTCGGCAACACCGGTGCGGCCGGTGAGGTCTCGTTCCTGCCCGCGACCGAGGTCGACGCTCCCCCGCTCGACGCCCGCGAACGCGGCATGACCGAAACCGTCGCCGCGGCAGGCGGTGTCGCGCGCGCGGCCGAACAAGCCGGTCTGCCTGGCACTTCCGCGAAAGAGATCTTCACCGCCGCCGCGGGCGGCGATGCCCGCGCGATCGCGGTGGTCGAATCCGAGGGCCGCCGCATCGGCGCGCTCATCACCGCGGTCGCCGCCATCCTCGATCCCGAACTCGTCGTGCTCAGCGGCGGTATCGGCAACAATCTCGAGCTGCTCGGCAGCGCGATCAGCCGCCGGATGAGCGAACTCGGTCCATTACGCCCCCGCATCGTCGCCAGCACCCTCGGCGACGACGGTGTCCTCACCGGCGCCGTGTCGCGGGCGCTCGCCGTCGCCCGCGACCGGCTCTTCGAAAGACGTTCCGCGGGCGCGTGA
- a CDS encoding alpha/beta hydrolase yields MDRRSTWVVRARAVVLAASLCLGLGIAAGAPAQASVPRDWVSTPAAPDGSVIARVEEPDRRNIRIWVRSTAMQGATFPVDIQRPADDSQPRPTLYLLNGAGGGVDDASWQLRTNVLDFLADKNVNVVQPVGGQFSYYTDWIKDDPVLGPNKWKTYLTEELPPLIDAALGTNKVNAIAGLSMAGTSVLALAEANPELYRSVASYSGCAQTSDPIGQAFVQMTVERGHGTIDNMWGPPGDPLWAANDPLVHADRLRGVNLFVSSGSGLPGPHDTLDGPFQIKPGVPQWADQLVVGGAIEAGIRMCSQNLQNRLNELGIPATFDFTLTGTHSWGYWQDAFIASWPVLARGLYS; encoded by the coding sequence GTGGATCGCAGATCGACCTGGGTGGTTCGAGCTCGGGCAGTAGTACTGGCGGCGTCACTGTGTCTCGGACTCGGTATCGCGGCCGGTGCCCCCGCCCAGGCGAGCGTGCCGCGCGACTGGGTGTCCACGCCCGCCGCGCCCGACGGATCGGTGATCGCGCGGGTCGAGGAACCCGACAGACGCAACATCCGGATCTGGGTGCGTTCCACCGCGATGCAGGGCGCGACCTTCCCGGTCGACATCCAGCGCCCCGCCGACGATTCCCAGCCGCGGCCGACGCTGTATCTGCTGAACGGCGCGGGCGGCGGCGTCGACGACGCCAGCTGGCAGCTGCGCACCAACGTGCTCGACTTCCTGGCGGACAAGAACGTCAACGTGGTCCAGCCGGTCGGCGGGCAGTTCAGCTACTACACCGACTGGATCAAGGACGACCCGGTGCTCGGGCCGAACAAATGGAAGACCTACCTCACCGAGGAACTGCCCCCGCTGATCGACGCGGCCTTGGGCACCAACAAGGTGAACGCGATCGCGGGTCTGTCCATGGCGGGCACCTCGGTGCTCGCGCTGGCCGAGGCGAACCCGGAGCTGTATCGCAGCGTCGCCTCCTACAGCGGGTGCGCGCAGACCAGCGACCCGATCGGTCAGGCCTTCGTGCAGATGACGGTGGAACGCGGGCACGGCACGATCGACAACATGTGGGGCCCGCCCGGCGACCCGCTGTGGGCGGCCAACGATCCGCTGGTGCACGCGGACCGGCTGCGCGGCGTCAACCTGTTCGTCTCCAGCGGTAGCGGGCTGCCCGGTCCGCACGACACCCTCGACGGACCGTTCCAGATCAAGCCCGGCGTCCCGCAGTGGGCCGATCAGCTGGTGGTCGGCGGCGCGATCGAGGCCGGTATCCGGATGTGCTCGCAGAATCTGCAGAACCGGCTGAACGAGCTGGGCATCCCCGCGACCTTCGACTTCACCCTGACCGGTACCCATTCGTGGGGCTACTGGCAGGACGCCTTCATCGCGTCCTGGCCGGTGCTCGCCCGCGGTCTCTACAGCTGA
- a CDS encoding sugar ABC transporter substrate-binding protein translates to MRRIQLFTAAAAALVLAAGCSSGDSAKDAKSGGDTPTIALLLPESKTTRYEAFDRPLFEAKVRQLCDKCKVLYFNADQDAAKQQGQFESALTQGADVIVFDAVNADAVAPQVNTAQQKKIPVIAYDRLISGIAYDYYVSFDNVKVGKVQGDALLAELSKRGTTDKGQVVVINGSPTDPSAGDYKKGAHEALDGKVKVGREFDTPDWSPDKAQQQMEQAITALGKDAIVGVYSANDGMAGGAIAALKRAGYATLPPLTGQDAELAGVQRILTGEQTMTIYLDYRAQAEKAAELAVALTKGEKPTAPAKTNNGATDIPSFLLDAIAVGKDNIKDTIVKDGLYSVADICTPDVAAACQAAGIK, encoded by the coding sequence ATGCGTCGAATTCAGCTCTTCACCGCGGCGGCGGCCGCACTCGTCCTGGCGGCAGGCTGTAGCTCCGGCGACAGCGCCAAAGACGCGAAATCGGGCGGCGACACCCCGACGATCGCGCTGCTGCTGCCCGAATCCAAGACCACCCGCTACGAGGCCTTCGACCGCCCGCTGTTCGAGGCGAAGGTCAGGCAGCTCTGCGACAAATGCAAGGTGCTCTACTTCAACGCTGACCAGGATGCGGCCAAGCAGCAGGGTCAGTTCGAGTCCGCGCTCACCCAGGGCGCCGACGTCATCGTGTTCGACGCGGTCAACGCCGATGCCGTTGCCCCGCAGGTGAATACCGCCCAGCAGAAGAAGATCCCGGTGATCGCCTACGACCGGTTGATCTCCGGCATCGCCTACGACTATTACGTGTCCTTCGACAACGTGAAGGTCGGCAAGGTGCAGGGTGACGCGCTGCTGGCCGAACTGAGCAAGCGCGGCACCACCGACAAGGGGCAGGTCGTGGTGATCAACGGCTCGCCGACCGACCCCAGCGCGGGCGACTACAAGAAGGGCGCGCACGAGGCCCTGGACGGAAAAGTGAAGGTGGGCCGGGAGTTCGACACCCCGGACTGGTCGCCGGACAAGGCGCAGCAGCAGATGGAACAGGCGATCACTGCCCTCGGCAAGGACGCGATCGTCGGCGTGTACTCGGCCAACGACGGCATGGCGGGTGGCGCGATCGCGGCGCTGAAGCGGGCCGGCTACGCCACCCTGCCCCCGTTGACCGGTCAGGACGCGGAATTGGCAGGCGTGCAACGGATTCTGACGGGCGAGCAGACGATGACCATCTACCTGGACTATCGGGCCCAGGCGGAGAAGGCGGCCGAACTCGCCGTCGCGCTCACCAAGGGCGAAAAGCCCACGGCGCCCGCGAAGACGAACAACGGCGCCACCGATATCCCGTCCTTCCTGCTCGATGCGATCGCGGTGGGCAAGGACAACATCAAGGACACCATCGTCAAGGACGGTCTCTACTCCGTCGCCGATATCTGCACGCCCGACGTCGCGGCGGCATGCCAGGCCGCAGGTATCAAATGA
- a CDS encoding nuclear transport factor 2 family protein has translation MRSDAAEVFDEVIELLRDSDIAGFVELFADDVVIEFPFAPAGRPTRLDGRTALGEYMAAYPDTFDIRKLTTTAVYRTQSPEVVVAEFSAEGFLRATGNPYQAHYIVVMTVLDGRITRYRDYWNALAFQDTTYGGRTA, from the coding sequence ATGCGCAGTGATGCTGCCGAGGTCTTCGACGAGGTCATCGAACTGTTGCGGGACAGCGACATCGCGGGGTTCGTCGAGCTCTTCGCCGACGACGTGGTCATCGAATTCCCGTTCGCGCCTGCCGGGCGTCCGACGCGGCTCGACGGGCGTACCGCTCTCGGTGAATACATGGCCGCCTACCCGGACACCTTCGACATCCGCAAGCTCACGACGACCGCCGTGTACCGGACACAGAGCCCCGAGGTGGTGGTCGCGGAGTTCAGCGCCGAGGGCTTCCTCCGCGCGACCGGCAACCCGTACCAGGCGCACTACATAGTCGTGATGACCGTCCTCGACGGACGGATCACGCGCTATCGGGACTACTGGAACGCACTGGCGTTCCAGGACACAACGTACGGAGGCCGGACGGCATGA